In Ananas comosus cultivar F153 linkage group 10, ASM154086v1, whole genome shotgun sequence, the following proteins share a genomic window:
- the LOC109716323 gene encoding uncharacterized protein LOC109716323 isoform X1, producing the protein MNSLPEITHLFTKLASDLRPPNSAPASVARAIHSVAASLNDDGDDEEEEKLNRRVRVLDAALSLMCFKTPEVRRARIECLVRTITSVLSSSISCRVVRSEGGDGGELLSVGSSISSRDCDELIPVCADVLERLKGHDVAELSNSLLYALLKAAISSSPYQSFFPLPLMHYEDDEGNSREKRIMISRLKCFLPEEMPFNDNEIPFRMLFWYLDPSTLKHDISEILREAIQRPFLCLKKELYDQMAWRSIIICLVTSPTIFMETRALLHRWFLMTGLASVLDLQVGIVSSVLDILSRPMRWGISMELGLQIPFSYAYFPNKHRELLAILNASISCKAFMGLVCYIKDSIPSCAKLSQNSTSHLSLGVCELEASMDVVDFDSFWSLAMNFPVWFYFAISLLFHGEHSHDYLSKLVHNEVTTEETKSDKLALDAAFYISWILSPINEAQQNMLADHIFQSSRSWVRKSMAHSSFEGRSFSKINYKNTISHSKRLQIPKNDDNGKLHISTEFDSGSNVIPWLREFNSHRIKFCSRIRTLGEGESEHTANLQWNLVFSKIPLGILIMCPNFLNENGCEVLLHYAATGEAVLLKELPNKVEKCAMEGAHLVLNLLDDIEDLSRMFFDCEDSRLTFISQFKGNTCRYLLRCVHMLPKGEDFNYAFGVKVRDVMVDLHMRLVKWKQQGGDDFDGCEALEDVIKELNGYLSLS; encoded by the exons ATGAACAGTTTGCCCGAAATCACCCACTTATTTACCAAACTAGCCTCCGACCTCCGGCCACCAAACTCCGCCCCCGCCTCCGTCGCGAGGGCCATCCACTCCGTCGCCGCCTCCCTcaacgacgacggcgacgacgaggaggaggagaagctcaatcgtagggttagggttttggacgCCGCGCTCTCCCTTATGTGCTTCAAAACCCCCGAG GTACGCAGAGCTCGGATCGAGTGTTTGGTTCGCACCATCACCTCGGTGCTCTCCTCCTCGATCTCGTGCCGCGTCGTGCGATCTGAGGGCGGAGACGGTGGCGAGCTCCTGAGCGTTGGGAGCTCGATCTCGTCGAGGGATTGCGATGAGCTCATTCCAGTGTGCGCGGATGTTCTCGAGAGATTGAAGGGTCATGATG TTGCAGAGCTTTCAAATTCTCTATTATATGCTCTTCTAAAAGCCGCAATATCATCATCTCCTTATCAAAGCTTTTTCCCTTTGCCACTGATGCACTATGAAGACGACGAAGGAAACAGCCGTGAAAAGAGGATAATGATTTCAAGGTTAAAATGTTTTTTACCTGAAGAAATGCCTTTTAACGACAATGAAATTCCATTCAG GATGCTTTTTTGGTATCTTGATCCATCAACTCTAAAGCATGACATTTCAGAAATACTGCGGGAAGCTATTCAAAGACCCTTCCTTTGCTTGAAGAAGGAATTGTATGATCAAATGGCTTGGCGTTCTATAATCATATGCTTGGTAACTTCTCCAACCATCTTTATGGAGACAAGAGCACTGTTGCACAGATGGTTTCTTATGAC GGGTCTGGCTTCTGTATTGGATCTTCAAGTTGGAATAGTGTCGTCAGTGTTAGATATTCTTTCCAGGCCAATGCGGTGGGGCATATCAATGGAGCTGGGATTGCAAATTCCATTTTCATATGCTTACTTCCCCAACAAACATCGCGAGCTTCTCGCTATATTAAATGCAAGCATATCATGCAAAGCATTTATGGGACTAGTTTGTTATATAAAAGATTCAATTCCTTCATGCGCAAAACTTTCTCAGAACAGTACTTCTCATCTATCACTTGGGGTCTGTGAACTTGAAGCTTCAATGGATGTGGTAGATTTTGATTCTTTCTG GTCATTGGCGATGAATTTCCCTGTTTGGTTCTACTTTGCAATCTCTTTACTGTTTCATGGAGAACATTCACATGATTATCTATCCAAACTAGTACATAATGAAGTAACAACCGAGGAAACAAAGAGTGATAAGCTAGCCCTGGATGCTGCTTTTTACATATCATGGATTTTGAGCCCAATAAATGAGGCCCAGCAAAATATGCTAGCTGACCATATATTTCAATCATCAAGATCTTGGGTTAGGAAAAGTATGGCACACTCAAGCTTTGAAGGCAGGTCATTCTCGAAGATCAATTACAAGAATACAATTAGCCACAGTAAAAGACTCCAAATCCCCAAGAATGATGACAATGGGAAACTTCATATTTCTACAGAATTTGACAGTGGCTCAAACGTCATTCCCTGGCTACGGGAATTCAATAGCCATCGTATTAAGTTTTGCAGTAGGATTAGAACACTGGGTGAAGGAGAATCAGAACACACTGCCAATTTGCAATGGAATTTAGTATTTTCAAAGATTCCACTTGGAATACTGATTATGTGCCCTAACTTTCTGAATGAGAATGGTTGTGAGGTTTTGCTTCATTATGCAGCCACTGGTGAAGCTGTACTGTTGAAAGAGCTGCCAAATAAAGTAGAGAAATGTGCTATGGAGGGAGCCCATCTCGTGCTTAACTTACTCGATGATATTGAGGATCTGTCTAGGATGTTCTTTGATTGCGAGGACTCTCGTCTTACTTTTATTAGCCAGTTTAAAGGCAATACCTGTCGATACTTGCTTAGATGTGTGCATATGTTGCCTAAAGGGGAGGATTTCAATTATGCTTTTGGAGTGAAAGTAAGAGATGTGATGGTTGATCTTCACATGAGATTGGTGAAATGGAAGCAACAAGGAGGGGATGATTTTGATGGCTGCGAGGCACTTGAAGATGTTATCAAGGAGCTCAACGGGTACCTTTCCCTTTCTTGA
- the LOC109716323 gene encoding uncharacterized protein LOC109716323 isoform X2 gives MNSLPEITHLFTKLASDLRPPNSAPASVARAIHSVAASLNDDGDDEEEEKLNRRVRVLDAALSLMCFKTPEVRRARIECLVRTITSVLSSSISCRVVRSEGGDGGELLSVGSSISSRDCDELIPVCADVLERLKGHDVAELSNSLLYALLKAAISSSPYQSFFPLPLMHYEDDEGNSREKRIMISRLKCFLPEEMPFNDNEIPFRMLFWYLDPSTLKHDISEILREAIQRPFLCLKKELYDQMAWRSIIICLVTSPTIFMETRALLHRWFLMTGLASVLDLQVGIVSSVLDILSRPMRWGISMELGLQIPFSYAYFPNKHRELLAILNASISCKAFMGLVCYIKDSIPSCAKLSQNSTSHLSLGVCELEASMDVVDFDSFWSLAMNFPVWFYFAISLLFHGEHSHDYLSKLVHNEVTTEETKSDKLALDAAFYISWILSPINEAQQNMLADHIFQSSRSWVRKSMAHSSFEGRSFSKINYKNTISHSKRLQIPKNDDNGKLHISTEFDSGSNVIPWLREFNSHRIKFCSRIRTLGEGESEHTANLQWNLVFSKIPLGILIMCPNFLNENGCEVLLHYAATGEAVLLKELPNKVEKCAMEGAHLVLNLLDDIEDLSRMFFDCEDSRLTFISQFKGNTCRYLLRCVHMLPKGEDFNYAFGVKVRDVMVDLHMRLVKWKQQGGDDFDGCEALEDVIKELNGYLSLS, from the exons ATGAACAGTTTGCCCGAAATCACCCACTTATTTACCAAACTAGCCTCCGACCTCCGGCCACCAAACTCCGCCCCCGCCTCCGTCGCGAGGGCCATCCACTCCGTCGCCGCCTCCCTcaacgacgacggcgacgacgaggaggaggagaagctcaatcgtagggttagggttttggacgCCGCGCTCTCCCTTATGTGCTTCAAAACCCCCGAG GTACGCAGAGCTCGGATCGAGTGTTTGGTTCGCACCATCACCTCGGTGCTCTCCTCCTCGATCTCGTGCCGCGTCGTGCGATCTGAGGGCGGAGACGGTGGCGAGCTCCTGAGCGTTGGGAGCTCGATCTCGTCGAGGGATTGCGATGAGCTCATTCCAGTGTGCGCGGATGTTCTCGAGAGATTGAAGGGTCATGATG TTGCAGAGCTTTCAAATTCTCTATTATATGCTCTTCTAAAAGCCGCAATATCATCATCTCCTTATCAAAGCTTTTTCCCTTTGCCACTGATGCACTATGAAGACGACGAAGGAAACAGCCGTGAAAAGAGGATAATGATTTCAAG GTTAAAATGTTTTTTACCTGAAGAAATGCCTTTTAACGACAATGAAATTCCATTCAG GATGCTTTTTTGGTATCTTGATCCATCAACTCTAAAGCATGACATTTCAGAAATACTGCGGGAAGCTATTCAAAGACCCTTCCTTTGCTTGAAGAAGGAATTGTATGATCAAATGGCTTGGCGTTCTATAATCATATGCTTGGTAACTTCTCCAACCATCTTTATGGAGACAAGAGCACTGTTGCACAGATGGTTTCTTATGAC GGGTCTGGCTTCTGTATTGGATCTTCAAGTTGGAATAGTGTCGTCAGTGTTAGATATTCTTTCCAGGCCAATGCGGTGGGGCATATCAATGGAGCTGGGATTGCAAATTCCATTTTCATATGCTTACTTCCCCAACAAACATCGCGAGCTTCTCGCTATATTAAATGCAAGCATATCATGCAAAGCATTTATGGGACTAGTTTGTTATATAAAAGATTCAATTCCTTCATGCGCAAAACTTTCTCAGAACAGTACTTCTCATCTATCACTTGGGGTCTGTGAACTTGAAGCTTCAATGGATGTGGTAGATTTTGATTCTTTCTG GTCATTGGCGATGAATTTCCCTGTTTGGTTCTACTTTGCAATCTCTTTACTGTTTCATGGAGAACATTCACATGATTATCTATCCAAACTAGTACATAATGAAGTAACAACCGAGGAAACAAAGAGTGATAAGCTAGCCCTGGATGCTGCTTTTTACATATCATGGATTTTGAGCCCAATAAATGAGGCCCAGCAAAATATGCTAGCTGACCATATATTTCAATCATCAAGATCTTGGGTTAGGAAAAGTATGGCACACTCAAGCTTTGAAGGCAGGTCATTCTCGAAGATCAATTACAAGAATACAATTAGCCACAGTAAAAGACTCCAAATCCCCAAGAATGATGACAATGGGAAACTTCATATTTCTACAGAATTTGACAGTGGCTCAAACGTCATTCCCTGGCTACGGGAATTCAATAGCCATCGTATTAAGTTTTGCAGTAGGATTAGAACACTGGGTGAAGGAGAATCAGAACACACTGCCAATTTGCAATGGAATTTAGTATTTTCAAAGATTCCACTTGGAATACTGATTATGTGCCCTAACTTTCTGAATGAGAATGGTTGTGAGGTTTTGCTTCATTATGCAGCCACTGGTGAAGCTGTACTGTTGAAAGAGCTGCCAAATAAAGTAGAGAAATGTGCTATGGAGGGAGCCCATCTCGTGCTTAACTTACTCGATGATATTGAGGATCTGTCTAGGATGTTCTTTGATTGCGAGGACTCTCGTCTTACTTTTATTAGCCAGTTTAAAGGCAATACCTGTCGATACTTGCTTAGATGTGTGCATATGTTGCCTAAAGGGGAGGATTTCAATTATGCTTTTGGAGTGAAAGTAAGAGATGTGATGGTTGATCTTCACATGAGATTGGTGAAATGGAAGCAACAAGGAGGGGATGATTTTGATGGCTGCGAGGCACTTGAAGATGTTATCAAGGAGCTCAACGGGTACCTTTCCCTTTCTTGA
- the LOC109716323 gene encoding uncharacterized protein LOC109716323 isoform X5, with the protein MLPLYILYAPPTVAELSNSLLYALLKAAISSSPYQSFFPLPLMHYEDDEGNSREKRIMISRLKCFLPEEMPFNDNEIPFRMLFWYLDPSTLKHDISEILREAIQRPFLCLKKELYDQMAWRSIIICLVTSPTIFMETRALLHRWFLMTGLASVLDLQVGIVSSVLDILSRPMRWGISMELGLQIPFSYAYFPNKHRELLAILNASISCKAFMGLVCYIKDSIPSCAKLSQNSTSHLSLGVCELEASMDVVDFDSFWSLAMNFPVWFYFAISLLFHGEHSHDYLSKLVHNEVTTEETKSDKLALDAAFYISWILSPINEAQQNMLADHIFQSSRSWVRKSMAHSSFEGRSFSKINYKNTISHSKRLQIPKNDDNGKLHISTEFDSGSNVIPWLREFNSHRIKFCSRIRTLGEGESEHTANLQWNLVFSKIPLGILIMCPNFLNENGCEVLLHYAATGEAVLLKELPNKVEKCAMEGAHLVLNLLDDIEDLSRMFFDCEDSRLTFISQFKGNTCRYLLRCVHMLPKGEDFNYAFGVKVRDVMVDLHMRLVKWKQQGGDDFDGCEALEDVIKELNGYLSLS; encoded by the exons ATGTTGCCTCTCTACATCTTATATGCTCCTCCTACAGTTGCAGAGCTTTCAAATTCTCTATTATATGCTCTTCTAAAAGCCGCAATATCATCATCTCCTTATCAAAGCTTTTTCCCTTTGCCACTGATGCACTATGAAGACGACGAAGGAAACAGCCGTGAAAAGAGGATAATGATTTCAAGGTTAAAATGTTTTTTACCTGAAGAAATGCCTTTTAACGACAATGAAATTCCATTCAG GATGCTTTTTTGGTATCTTGATCCATCAACTCTAAAGCATGACATTTCAGAAATACTGCGGGAAGCTATTCAAAGACCCTTCCTTTGCTTGAAGAAGGAATTGTATGATCAAATGGCTTGGCGTTCTATAATCATATGCTTGGTAACTTCTCCAACCATCTTTATGGAGACAAGAGCACTGTTGCACAGATGGTTTCTTATGAC GGGTCTGGCTTCTGTATTGGATCTTCAAGTTGGAATAGTGTCGTCAGTGTTAGATATTCTTTCCAGGCCAATGCGGTGGGGCATATCAATGGAGCTGGGATTGCAAATTCCATTTTCATATGCTTACTTCCCCAACAAACATCGCGAGCTTCTCGCTATATTAAATGCAAGCATATCATGCAAAGCATTTATGGGACTAGTTTGTTATATAAAAGATTCAATTCCTTCATGCGCAAAACTTTCTCAGAACAGTACTTCTCATCTATCACTTGGGGTCTGTGAACTTGAAGCTTCAATGGATGTGGTAGATTTTGATTCTTTCTG GTCATTGGCGATGAATTTCCCTGTTTGGTTCTACTTTGCAATCTCTTTACTGTTTCATGGAGAACATTCACATGATTATCTATCCAAACTAGTACATAATGAAGTAACAACCGAGGAAACAAAGAGTGATAAGCTAGCCCTGGATGCTGCTTTTTACATATCATGGATTTTGAGCCCAATAAATGAGGCCCAGCAAAATATGCTAGCTGACCATATATTTCAATCATCAAGATCTTGGGTTAGGAAAAGTATGGCACACTCAAGCTTTGAAGGCAGGTCATTCTCGAAGATCAATTACAAGAATACAATTAGCCACAGTAAAAGACTCCAAATCCCCAAGAATGATGACAATGGGAAACTTCATATTTCTACAGAATTTGACAGTGGCTCAAACGTCATTCCCTGGCTACGGGAATTCAATAGCCATCGTATTAAGTTTTGCAGTAGGATTAGAACACTGGGTGAAGGAGAATCAGAACACACTGCCAATTTGCAATGGAATTTAGTATTTTCAAAGATTCCACTTGGAATACTGATTATGTGCCCTAACTTTCTGAATGAGAATGGTTGTGAGGTTTTGCTTCATTATGCAGCCACTGGTGAAGCTGTACTGTTGAAAGAGCTGCCAAATAAAGTAGAGAAATGTGCTATGGAGGGAGCCCATCTCGTGCTTAACTTACTCGATGATATTGAGGATCTGTCTAGGATGTTCTTTGATTGCGAGGACTCTCGTCTTACTTTTATTAGCCAGTTTAAAGGCAATACCTGTCGATACTTGCTTAGATGTGTGCATATGTTGCCTAAAGGGGAGGATTTCAATTATGCTTTTGGAGTGAAAGTAAGAGATGTGATGGTTGATCTTCACATGAGATTGGTGAAATGGAAGCAACAAGGAGGGGATGATTTTGATGGCTGCGAGGCACTTGAAGATGTTATCAAGGAGCTCAACGGGTACCTTTCCCTTTCTTGA
- the LOC109716323 gene encoding uncharacterized protein LOC109716323 isoform X4: MNSLPEITHLFTKLASDLRPPNSAPASVARAIHSVAASLNDDGDDEEEEKLNRRVRVLDAALSLMCFKTPEVRRARIECLVRTITSVLSSSISCRVVRSEGGDGGELLSVGSSISSRDCDELIPVCADVLERLKGHDDDEGNSREKRIMISRLKCFLPEEMPFNDNEIPFRMLFWYLDPSTLKHDISEILREAIQRPFLCLKKELYDQMAWRSIIICLVTSPTIFMETRALLHRWFLMTGLASVLDLQVGIVSSVLDILSRPMRWGISMELGLQIPFSYAYFPNKHRELLAILNASISCKAFMGLVCYIKDSIPSCAKLSQNSTSHLSLGVCELEASMDVVDFDSFWSLAMNFPVWFYFAISLLFHGEHSHDYLSKLVHNEVTTEETKSDKLALDAAFYISWILSPINEAQQNMLADHIFQSSRSWVRKSMAHSSFEGRSFSKINYKNTISHSKRLQIPKNDDNGKLHISTEFDSGSNVIPWLREFNSHRIKFCSRIRTLGEGESEHTANLQWNLVFSKIPLGILIMCPNFLNENGCEVLLHYAATGEAVLLKELPNKVEKCAMEGAHLVLNLLDDIEDLSRMFFDCEDSRLTFISQFKGNTCRYLLRCVHMLPKGEDFNYAFGVKVRDVMVDLHMRLVKWKQQGGDDFDGCEALEDVIKELNGYLSLS; encoded by the exons ATGAACAGTTTGCCCGAAATCACCCACTTATTTACCAAACTAGCCTCCGACCTCCGGCCACCAAACTCCGCCCCCGCCTCCGTCGCGAGGGCCATCCACTCCGTCGCCGCCTCCCTcaacgacgacggcgacgacgaggaggaggagaagctcaatcgtagggttagggttttggacgCCGCGCTCTCCCTTATGTGCTTCAAAACCCCCGAG GTACGCAGAGCTCGGATCGAGTGTTTGGTTCGCACCATCACCTCGGTGCTCTCCTCCTCGATCTCGTGCCGCGTCGTGCGATCTGAGGGCGGAGACGGTGGCGAGCTCCTGAGCGTTGGGAGCTCGATCTCGTCGAGGGATTGCGATGAGCTCATTCCAGTGTGCGCGGATGTTCTCGAGAGATTGAAGGGTCATGATG ACGACGAAGGAAACAGCCGTGAAAAGAGGATAATGATTTCAAGGTTAAAATGTTTTTTACCTGAAGAAATGCCTTTTAACGACAATGAAATTCCATTCAG GATGCTTTTTTGGTATCTTGATCCATCAACTCTAAAGCATGACATTTCAGAAATACTGCGGGAAGCTATTCAAAGACCCTTCCTTTGCTTGAAGAAGGAATTGTATGATCAAATGGCTTGGCGTTCTATAATCATATGCTTGGTAACTTCTCCAACCATCTTTATGGAGACAAGAGCACTGTTGCACAGATGGTTTCTTATGAC GGGTCTGGCTTCTGTATTGGATCTTCAAGTTGGAATAGTGTCGTCAGTGTTAGATATTCTTTCCAGGCCAATGCGGTGGGGCATATCAATGGAGCTGGGATTGCAAATTCCATTTTCATATGCTTACTTCCCCAACAAACATCGCGAGCTTCTCGCTATATTAAATGCAAGCATATCATGCAAAGCATTTATGGGACTAGTTTGTTATATAAAAGATTCAATTCCTTCATGCGCAAAACTTTCTCAGAACAGTACTTCTCATCTATCACTTGGGGTCTGTGAACTTGAAGCTTCAATGGATGTGGTAGATTTTGATTCTTTCTG GTCATTGGCGATGAATTTCCCTGTTTGGTTCTACTTTGCAATCTCTTTACTGTTTCATGGAGAACATTCACATGATTATCTATCCAAACTAGTACATAATGAAGTAACAACCGAGGAAACAAAGAGTGATAAGCTAGCCCTGGATGCTGCTTTTTACATATCATGGATTTTGAGCCCAATAAATGAGGCCCAGCAAAATATGCTAGCTGACCATATATTTCAATCATCAAGATCTTGGGTTAGGAAAAGTATGGCACACTCAAGCTTTGAAGGCAGGTCATTCTCGAAGATCAATTACAAGAATACAATTAGCCACAGTAAAAGACTCCAAATCCCCAAGAATGATGACAATGGGAAACTTCATATTTCTACAGAATTTGACAGTGGCTCAAACGTCATTCCCTGGCTACGGGAATTCAATAGCCATCGTATTAAGTTTTGCAGTAGGATTAGAACACTGGGTGAAGGAGAATCAGAACACACTGCCAATTTGCAATGGAATTTAGTATTTTCAAAGATTCCACTTGGAATACTGATTATGTGCCCTAACTTTCTGAATGAGAATGGTTGTGAGGTTTTGCTTCATTATGCAGCCACTGGTGAAGCTGTACTGTTGAAAGAGCTGCCAAATAAAGTAGAGAAATGTGCTATGGAGGGAGCCCATCTCGTGCTTAACTTACTCGATGATATTGAGGATCTGTCTAGGATGTTCTTTGATTGCGAGGACTCTCGTCTTACTTTTATTAGCCAGTTTAAAGGCAATACCTGTCGATACTTGCTTAGATGTGTGCATATGTTGCCTAAAGGGGAGGATTTCAATTATGCTTTTGGAGTGAAAGTAAGAGATGTGATGGTTGATCTTCACATGAGATTGGTGAAATGGAAGCAACAAGGAGGGGATGATTTTGATGGCTGCGAGGCACTTGAAGATGTTATCAAGGAGCTCAACGGGTACCTTTCCCTTTCTTGA
- the LOC109716323 gene encoding uncharacterized protein LOC109716323 isoform X3, with the protein MNSLPEITHLFTKLASDLRPPNSAPASVARAIHSVAASLNDDGDDEEEEKLNRRVRVLDAALSLMCFKTPEVRRARIECLVRTITSVLSSSISCRVVRSEGGDGGELLSVGSSISSRDCDELIPVCADVLERLKGHDDDEGNSREKRIMISRLKCFLPEEMPFNDNEIPFRMLFWYLDPSTLKHDISEILREAIQRPFLCLKKELYDQMAWRSIIICLVTSPTIFMETRALLHRWFLMTGLASVLDLQVGIVSSVLDILSRPMRWGISMELGLQIPFSYAYFPNKHRELLAILNASISCKAFMGLVCYIKDSIPSCAKLSQNSTSHLSLGVCELEASMDVVDFDSFWSLAMNFPVWFYFAISLLFHGEHSHDYLSKLVHNEVTTEETKSDKLALDAAFYISWILSPINEAQQNMLADHIFQSSRSWVRKSMAHSSFEGRSFSKINYKNTISHSKRLQIPKNDDNGKLHISTEFDSGSNVIPWLREFNSHRIKFCSRIRTLGEGESEHTANLQWNLVFSKIPLGILIMCPNFLNENGCEVLLHYAATGEAVLLKELPNKVEKCAMEGAHLVLNLLDDIEDLSRMFFDCEDSRLTFISQFKGNTCRYLLRCVHMLPKGEDFNYAFGVKVRDVMVDLHMRLVKWKQQGGDDFDGCEALEDVIKELNGYLSLS; encoded by the exons ATGAACAGTTTGCCCGAAATCACCCACTTATTTACCAAACTAGCCTCCGACCTCCGGCCACCAAACTCCGCCCCCGCCTCCGTCGCGAGGGCCATCCACTCCGTCGCCGCCTCCCTcaacgacgacggcgacgacgaggaggaggagaagctcaatcgtagggttagggttttggacgCCGCGCTCTCCCTTATGTGCTTCAAAACCCCCGAG GTACGCAGAGCTCGGATCGAGTGTTTGGTTCGCACCATCACCTCGGTGCTCTCCTCCTCGATCTCGTGCCGCGTCGTGCGATCTGAGGGCGGAGACGGTGGCGAGCTCCTGAGCGTTGGGAGCTCGATCTCGTCGAGGGATTGCGATGAGCTCATTCCAGTGTGCGCGGATGTTCTCGAGAGATTGAAGGGTCATGATG ACGACGAAGGAAACAGCCGTGAAAAGAGGATAATGATTTCAAG GTTAAAATGTTTTTTACCTGAAGAAATGCCTTTTAACGACAATGAAATTCCATTCAG GATGCTTTTTTGGTATCTTGATCCATCAACTCTAAAGCATGACATTTCAGAAATACTGCGGGAAGCTATTCAAAGACCCTTCCTTTGCTTGAAGAAGGAATTGTATGATCAAATGGCTTGGCGTTCTATAATCATATGCTTGGTAACTTCTCCAACCATCTTTATGGAGACAAGAGCACTGTTGCACAGATGGTTTCTTATGAC GGGTCTGGCTTCTGTATTGGATCTTCAAGTTGGAATAGTGTCGTCAGTGTTAGATATTCTTTCCAGGCCAATGCGGTGGGGCATATCAATGGAGCTGGGATTGCAAATTCCATTTTCATATGCTTACTTCCCCAACAAACATCGCGAGCTTCTCGCTATATTAAATGCAAGCATATCATGCAAAGCATTTATGGGACTAGTTTGTTATATAAAAGATTCAATTCCTTCATGCGCAAAACTTTCTCAGAACAGTACTTCTCATCTATCACTTGGGGTCTGTGAACTTGAAGCTTCAATGGATGTGGTAGATTTTGATTCTTTCTG GTCATTGGCGATGAATTTCCCTGTTTGGTTCTACTTTGCAATCTCTTTACTGTTTCATGGAGAACATTCACATGATTATCTATCCAAACTAGTACATAATGAAGTAACAACCGAGGAAACAAAGAGTGATAAGCTAGCCCTGGATGCTGCTTTTTACATATCATGGATTTTGAGCCCAATAAATGAGGCCCAGCAAAATATGCTAGCTGACCATATATTTCAATCATCAAGATCTTGGGTTAGGAAAAGTATGGCACACTCAAGCTTTGAAGGCAGGTCATTCTCGAAGATCAATTACAAGAATACAATTAGCCACAGTAAAAGACTCCAAATCCCCAAGAATGATGACAATGGGAAACTTCATATTTCTACAGAATTTGACAGTGGCTCAAACGTCATTCCCTGGCTACGGGAATTCAATAGCCATCGTATTAAGTTTTGCAGTAGGATTAGAACACTGGGTGAAGGAGAATCAGAACACACTGCCAATTTGCAATGGAATTTAGTATTTTCAAAGATTCCACTTGGAATACTGATTATGTGCCCTAACTTTCTGAATGAGAATGGTTGTGAGGTTTTGCTTCATTATGCAGCCACTGGTGAAGCTGTACTGTTGAAAGAGCTGCCAAATAAAGTAGAGAAATGTGCTATGGAGGGAGCCCATCTCGTGCTTAACTTACTCGATGATATTGAGGATCTGTCTAGGATGTTCTTTGATTGCGAGGACTCTCGTCTTACTTTTATTAGCCAGTTTAAAGGCAATACCTGTCGATACTTGCTTAGATGTGTGCATATGTTGCCTAAAGGGGAGGATTTCAATTATGCTTTTGGAGTGAAAGTAAGAGATGTGATGGTTGATCTTCACATGAGATTGGTGAAATGGAAGCAACAAGGAGGGGATGATTTTGATGGCTGCGAGGCACTTGAAGATGTTATCAAGGAGCTCAACGGGTACCTTTCCCTTTCTTGA